A single Methylobacterium sp. 17Sr1-1 DNA region contains:
- a CDS encoding DUF2948 family protein, producing MELLKLAALDADDLAVISTHLQDAVLRTGDLAYLPRERRFALVARRFDWECPDGAPPRRRLTGLHFERVLAVRCRNIARDEPDSPLELLAITFEPGEAPSGTATLVFSGGGAIRLELECIEAAMKDLGPVWQAESKPAHLDMPLDAA from the coding sequence ATGGAGCTCCTGAAGCTCGCTGCCCTCGACGCCGACGATCTCGCGGTCATCTCGACCCACCTTCAGGATGCTGTCCTGCGGACCGGAGACCTCGCCTACCTGCCCCGCGAGCGCCGCTTCGCCCTGGTGGCGCGCCGCTTCGACTGGGAATGCCCCGACGGCGCCCCGCCGCGACGGCGGTTGACCGGCCTGCACTTCGAGCGGGTGCTCGCCGTCCGCTGCCGCAACATCGCGCGCGACGAGCCCGACAGCCCGCTCGAGCTTCTGGCCATCACCTTCGAGCCCGGCGAGGCGCCGTCCGGCACCGCGACCCTGGTCTTCTCCGGCGGCGGCGCCATCCGGCTCGAACTCGAATGCATCGAGGCGGCGATGAAGGATCTGGGCCCGGTCTGGCAGGCCGAGAGCAAGCCGGCCCATCTCGACATGCCCCTCGACGCGGCCTGA
- a CDS encoding glutathione binding-like protein, translating into MIQLYAWDTPNGRKISVALEELGLTYRVEPVDITKGRQFEPAFLAISPNNRIPAIVDVEGPDGAPISVFESGAILVYLAEKTGRFLPASGRGRVQVMEWLMWQMGGFGPMPGQVHHFLGVDEKDRTYGLERYQKETRRLYGVLDKRLAEGEFVAGDLSIADFAILGWAWRHARHRVDLADYPNVKRWYEALMARPAVQRGFSVALT; encoded by the coding sequence ATGATCCAGCTTTATGCCTGGGACACGCCGAACGGCCGCAAGATCAGCGTCGCGCTGGAGGAGCTGGGGCTGACCTACCGGGTCGAACCGGTGGACATCACCAAGGGCCGGCAGTTCGAGCCCGCCTTCCTCGCCATCAGCCCGAACAACCGCATCCCGGCGATCGTCGATGTGGAGGGGCCGGACGGGGCGCCGATCTCGGTGTTCGAATCCGGCGCGATCCTGGTCTACCTCGCCGAGAAGACCGGGCGCTTCCTGCCGGCGAGCGGACGCGGCCGGGTTCAGGTCATGGAGTGGCTGATGTGGCAGATGGGCGGCTTCGGGCCGATGCCGGGCCAGGTCCACCACTTCCTCGGCGTCGACGAAAAAGACCGCACCTACGGGCTTGAGCGCTACCAGAAGGAGACGCGCCGCCTCTACGGCGTCCTCGACAAGCGCTTGGCCGAGGGTGAGTTCGTCGCCGGCGACCTCTCGATCGCCGATTTCGCCATCCTGGGTTGGGCCTGGCGCCACGCCCGGCACCGGGTCGACCTCGCCGACTACCCGAACGTGAAACGCTGGTACGAGGCGCTGATGGCCCGGCCCGCCGTGCAGCGCGGCTTCTCGGTGGCGCTGACCTGA